Proteins encoded together in one Caldivirga sp. window:
- a CDS encoding Lrp/AsnC family transcriptional regulator, which produces MMDELDIKILESLQRNGRITISRLAELLNKPRTTIMSRLARLESSKIILGYKTIIDPVQMGYNIQAYVLLTVRRVPGAAKPSQVALAERIIYDSDNEKDLPWVEEAQVVTGQYDLVLKVWAKDLRQLSNFLIKYLPTHPDVVKSETMIVLENVATWRNRNMPIR; this is translated from the coding sequence ATGATGGATGAATTAGACATTAAGATCCTGGAGTCCCTACAGAGAAATGGAAGAATAACGATATCCAGACTAGCTGAGTTGCTTAATAAGCCTAGGACAACAATAATGAGTAGGCTGGCTCGATTAGAATCAAGCAAAATCATATTAGGTTACAAGACTATCATAGACCCAGTTCAAATGGGTTACAATATACAGGCGTACGTGCTTTTAACGGTTAGGAGAGTCCCAGGGGCTGCTAAGCCTAGTCAAGTTGCCTTAGCGGAGAGGATAATTTACGATTCAGATAATGAGAAGGACCTACCATGGGTTGAGGAGGCTCAGGTAGTTACTGGGCAGTATGACCTCGTGCTTAAGGTTTGGGCTAAGGACCTTAGGCAACTCTCAAACTTCCTAATAAAATACCTACCTACGCACCCTGATGTAGTTAAGTCAGAGACAATGATTGTTCTTGAAAACGTAGCAACCTGGAGAAATAGGAATATGCCTATTAGGTGA